The following coding sequences are from one Nicotiana tabacum cultivar K326 chromosome 1, ASM71507v2, whole genome shotgun sequence window:
- the LOC107832049 gene encoding uncharacterized protein LOC107832049: MHQQNLEVQIGQEQQPDLQIPIPKQSTPSKINLQIKIPSPDSSTNQIHFINEPFCQNQSPNKTLLSTPHKRPIMSQSSNLYHSPTHQSHFKVPILKSNNSSKNQSFLCSCSVPVLLATKRITLKLIHHSCHVSWIRVHIKLFILLSLPSLYLLTSTPYWGSFLYFLFIVTAIILAFLVISLCVTLPCVPSIRTFLGRTLSINLHSSATASKNRPSVVWSIGSKPKPERKPISGCWVQVYSNGDVYEGEFHKGKCSGSGVYYYRLSGRYEGDWIDGKYDGYGVETWTKGSRYRGQYRQGLRHGVGMYRSYTGDLYAGEWCNGQCHGSGVHTCEDGSSYTGEFKWGIKHGLGHYHFRNGDAYAGEYFADKMHGFGVYHFGNGHRYEGAWHEGKRQGFGIYTFRTAETQSGHWQNGILNVSTSLGALPGSPSAVDHSKVLHAVQEARQASEKAINVTKVDERVKRAVTAANKSATAARVAAVKAVQNQIHHNGDSCHSPLAVV, from the exons ATGCATCAGCAAAATCTTGAAGTTCAGATAGGTCAAGAACAACAGCCTGACCTTCAAATCCCAATCCCAAAACAATCAACCCCATCCAAAATTAATCTTCAAATCAAGATCCCATCACCAGATTCTTCAACCAATCAGATTCACTTTATAAATGAACCTTTTTGTCAGAATCAATCACCAAACAAAACCCTTTTGTCAACACCTCATAAAAGGCCAATAATGTCTCAAAGTTCCAACCTTTATCACTCTCCAACACATCAAAGCCATTTTAAAGTTCCAATCTTGAAGTCAAACAATTCTTCAAAAAATCAGTCTTTCTTATGTTCTTGTTCTGTTCCTGTGTTATTAGCCACAAAAAGAATCACTCTTAAGCTGATTCATCACTCTTGTCATGTTTCTTGGATCAGAGTCCATATTAAGCTTTTTATTTTGCTTTCTTTGCCTTCACTTTACTTGTTGACTTCAACTCCTTACTGGGgttcttttctttactttcttTTTATTGTTACTGCTATAATACTAGCTTTTCTTGTGATTTCACTTTGTGTAACTCTCCCTTGTGTTCCTTCTATCCGTACATTTCTTGGTAGAACTTTGTCTATTAATCTTCATTCATCAGCTACTGCCTCAAAGAATCGACCTTCGGTTGTTTGGTCAATAGGGTCAAAGCCTAAACCAGAAAGGAAGCCGATTTCGGGGTGTTGGGTGCAAGTTTACAGCAATGGTGATGTTTATGAGGGTGAATTTCATAAAGGGAAATGTTCGGGAAGTGGCGTGTATTACTATCGTTTGAGTGGGAGGTATGAGGGTGATTGGATAGATGGAAAGTATGATGGATACGGAGTTGAAACGTGGACGAAAGGGAGCCGGTATAGGGGGCAATATAGGCAAGGATTGAGACATGGAGTTGGGATGTATAGGTCTTATACAGGGGATTTGTATGCTGGGGAGTGGTGTAATGGTCAGTGTCATGGTTCTGGAGTTCATACTTGTGAAGATGGAAGCAGTTATACCGGAGAGTTTAAGTGGGGTATCAAACATGGATTGGGTCATTACCATTTCAG AAATGGGGATGCATATGCTGGAGAGTATTTTGCGGATAAGATGCATGGTTTTGGAGTATACCATTTTGGAAATGGACATCGCTATGAAGGAGCGTGGCATGAGGGTAAGAGGCAAGGATTTGGCATTTACACTTTCAGAACTGCGGAAACTCAGTCTGGTCACTGGCAGAATGGGATTCTTAATGTTTCAACAAGTCTTGGCGCCCTCCCCGGATCTCCTTCTGCAGTCGACCATTCTAAAGTGCTTCATGCAGTCCAG GAAGCGAGACAAGCTTCTGAGAAAGCTATCAATGTGACAAAGGTGGATGAAAGAGTAAAACGGGCAGTTACAGCTGCCAACAAGTCCGCCACTGCAGCAAGAGTAGCAGCTGTGAAAGCTGTCCAAAACCAAATACATCACAATGGAGACAGTTGTCATTCGCCACTAGCAGTTGTGTAA